A window of the Oscillospiraceae bacterium NTUH-002-81 genome harbors these coding sequences:
- the cas8c gene encoding type I-C CRISPR-associated protein Cas8c/Csd1 has product MILQALKEYYERLAEEGKVSTPGWCQAKVSYAIELRADGDIKAIFDLREEKGEGKRKRWEPKTLRVPEMVPRSSGISANFLCDNAKYLLGIDADPADKRAQDCFLAAKKKHLEILKGADSMMARAVCAHFEKWDPQKAKENPAVLEKWEELTAGGNLVFSMDTQDAQDDAAIQRAWEEVEDGESEEKGICLVTGERTPIARIHRTIKGVPGAQSSGAALVSFNAPAFESYGKAQSYNAPVGKYAEYAYTTALNDLLSHREYTEQIGDTMIVCWAESAREEYPAAFWDAIDPPGDNQEDVIRVFQSIKNDGYINYKEVALDPEQKFYIMGIAPNAARLAVRFFYENSFGNILKNIIAHYDRMEMIKPAWETKEYLGIEDMLDQTANQKSRDKKPVSNMSVAVLKAIVSGSRYPASLYTNTIIRIRAEQGNVTWGRAAIDKAYLIRNYDWKEGEAYMECREESQEVAYVLGRLFAVLEFIQKRASGDIKATIRDRYFNAACATPASVFPVLLKLKNSHLRKIERDSVGAKIHYEQKVTELMCKFSEFPKRLSLEDQGKFNIGYYHQMQKNYEKKEEK; this is encoded by the coding sequence ATGATTTTACAGGCGCTGAAAGAATACTATGAGCGGCTGGCGGAAGAGGGGAAGGTATCGACACCGGGATGGTGCCAGGCGAAAGTTTCCTATGCAATAGAATTGCGTGCGGATGGCGATATAAAGGCAATTTTTGACCTGAGAGAGGAAAAGGGAGAAGGCAAAAGGAAAAGATGGGAACCGAAAACTTTGCGTGTACCGGAAATGGTGCCGCGTTCTTCCGGCATATCTGCCAATTTCCTCTGTGATAATGCGAAGTATTTGCTGGGGATCGACGCTGATCCAGCGGACAAAAGAGCGCAGGATTGTTTTCTGGCAGCGAAGAAAAAGCATCTGGAGATTTTAAAAGGCGCAGACAGTATGATGGCGCGGGCTGTCTGTGCGCATTTTGAGAAATGGGATCCGCAGAAAGCAAAAGAAAATCCGGCAGTTCTGGAAAAATGGGAGGAACTGACGGCAGGCGGGAATCTGGTGTTTTCCATGGATACGCAAGATGCACAGGATGATGCGGCAATTCAACGGGCCTGGGAAGAGGTGGAAGACGGAGAAAGCGAGGAGAAGGGGATTTGCCTTGTGACCGGAGAACGGACTCCCATCGCGAGAATCCACAGAACCATCAAAGGGGTTCCGGGTGCACAATCCAGCGGTGCTGCATTGGTTTCTTTCAATGCGCCGGCCTTTGAATCTTACGGGAAGGCACAAAGCTATAATGCGCCGGTGGGAAAATATGCGGAATACGCCTATACAACAGCATTGAATGATCTGCTTTCCCATCGGGAGTATACTGAGCAGATCGGAGATACGATGATCGTCTGCTGGGCGGAAAGCGCCAGGGAGGAATACCCGGCGGCTTTCTGGGATGCCATTGATCCGCCGGGCGATAATCAGGAGGATGTGATTCGGGTATTTCAATCCATCAAAAATGACGGGTATATCAATTATAAAGAGGTAGCGCTGGATCCGGAACAGAAGTTTTATATTATGGGCATTGCGCCAAATGCGGCCAGACTGGCTGTTCGATTTTTTTATGAGAATTCTTTTGGCAACATTTTGAAAAATATCATTGCGCATTACGACCGCATGGAAATGATAAAACCGGCGTGGGAAACAAAGGAATATCTGGGCATTGAGGACATGCTGGATCAGACGGCGAATCAGAAATCCCGGGATAAGAAACCGGTTTCCAATATGTCGGTGGCGGTACTGAAAGCGATCGTTTCCGGCAGCCGGTATCCGGCCAGCTTATACACGAATACGATCATACGTATCCGTGCAGAACAGGGAAATGTCACCTGGGGGCGGGCAGCCATTGATAAGGCATATCTGATTCGCAATTATGATTGGAAGGAAGGAGAAGCGTATATGGAGTGCAGAGAAGAAAGTCAGGAGGTTGCATATGTGCTTGGACGGTTATTTGCCGTTCTGGAGTTCATTCAGAAGCGGGCGAGCGGCGATATCAAAGCGACCATTCGGGATCGGTATTTTAACGCCGCCTGTGCGACACCGGCTTCTGTATTTCCTGTTCTGCTGAAATTAAAGAACAGCCATCTTCGAAAAATAGAGCGGGACAGCGTAGGTGCTAAAATCCATTATGAACAGAAAGTAACGGAATTGATGTGCAAATTCAGTGAATTTCCCAAGCGGCTGTCTTTGGAGGATCAGGGAAAATTCAATATCGGTTATTATCATCAGATGCAGAAAAATTATGAGAAAAAGGAGGAGAAGTAA
- the cas5c gene encoding type I-C CRISPR-associated protein Cas5c yields MSVGVKVKVWGDYALFTRPETKVERYSYDVMTPSAARGILEAIYWHPGLRWHIDKIYVRKPIRFTSVRRNEVQSKISAANVLQAYNGADKELGIITKNDIVQRASVLLRDVEYVIEAHFEMTVHANATDNPGKFKDIIMRRLKRGECYHMPYFGCREFPAHFGLWEASEITTAYADVEERDLGLMLYDMDYSDPNDIQPMFFRAVMKKGVLDLRDCEVIR; encoded by the coding sequence ATGAGCGTTGGAGTCAAAGTAAAAGTCTGGGGAGATTATGCATTATTTACCCGCCCGGAGACAAAGGTGGAGCGATATTCCTATGACGTGATGACGCCATCCGCGGCAAGGGGCATTTTGGAAGCCATCTACTGGCATCCAGGATTGCGCTGGCATATTGATAAGATTTATGTAAGAAAGCCGATCCGGTTTACCAGCGTCCGAAGAAATGAAGTACAGAGCAAAATATCAGCAGCCAATGTGTTACAGGCATACAACGGTGCGGACAAAGAACTGGGGATTATTACAAAAAACGATATTGTCCAGCGGGCCTCCGTCCTGCTGCGTGATGTGGAATATGTGATCGAGGCGCATTTTGAAATGACGGTGCATGCCAATGCCACGGACAATCCGGGAAAGTTTAAGGATATTATCATGAGACGGTTGAAAAGAGGAGAATGCTATCACATGCCCTATTTTGGCTGCCGGGAATTTCCGGCACATTTTGGTCTGTGGGAGGCGAGCGAGATCACGACGGCCTATGCTGATGTGGAAGAACGGGATCTGGGACTGATGCTGTATGATATGGACTACAGTGATCCGAACGATATACAGCCCATGTTTTTCCGGGCGGTGATGAAGAAAGGCGTGCTGGATCTGCGGGACTGTGAGGTGATTCGATGA